A window of Clavibacter michiganensis contains these coding sequences:
- the glgX gene encoding glycogen debranching protein GlgX, producing the protein MHTWPGNPYPLGATFDGSGTNFALFSEAAEQVQLCLIDEDGTETRVDVTEVDAHVWHCYLPHVQPGQRYGYRVTGPYEPENGHRSNPAKLLLDPYAKATCGEFDWDPSLFAYEFGDPSSRNDEDSGPHMMLGVVVNPFFDWDGDRLPRTPYSETVVYEAHVKGLTQLNPRIPEELRGTYAGIAHPAVIDHLQRLGITAIELMPVHQFVQDNTLLEKGLRNYWGYNTIGFFAPHNAYSSTGELGQQVQEFKSMVRALHAAGIEVILDVVYNHTAEGNHLGPTLSFKGIDNQAYYRLMEDDPTYYMDYTGTGNSLNVRHPHALQLIMDSLRYWVTEMHVDGFRFDLASALAREFYDVDKLATFFELVQQDPVVSQVKLIAEPWDVGPGGYQVGNFPPQWTEWNGKYRDTVRDFWRGEASSLGEFAARITGSADLYEHSGRRPVASINFITAHDGFTIADLVSYDEKHNEANGEDNKDGESHNRSWNMGVEGPTDDPTIATLRGRQQRNMLATMILSQGVPMILHGDELGRTQQGNNNTYAQDNEISWVHWDQADQPLVEFTASVVRLRKEHPTFRRGRFFDGRPVRRGEGEPLPDIVWLDADATPMVDDDWESGLRAIGMFLNGNGIRGRDRRGEDIYDTHFLLYFNAHDEPVSFTLPSDEYADAWETVIDTAGVGADSTALRASSVVDVAAKALVVLRAYTEPEVEPDHSVAASLAVLTHAQADRPAADPRSDIS; encoded by the coding sequence TTGCACACCTGGCCCGGAAACCCCTACCCGCTCGGCGCGACCTTCGACGGGAGCGGCACGAACTTCGCGCTGTTCAGCGAGGCCGCCGAGCAGGTGCAGCTGTGCCTCATCGACGAGGACGGCACGGAGACCCGCGTGGACGTGACGGAGGTCGACGCGCACGTCTGGCACTGCTACCTCCCGCACGTGCAACCCGGCCAGCGCTACGGCTACCGGGTGACCGGTCCCTACGAGCCGGAGAACGGCCACCGGTCCAACCCCGCGAAGCTGCTGCTGGATCCCTACGCCAAGGCCACGTGCGGGGAGTTCGACTGGGACCCGTCGCTGTTCGCGTACGAGTTCGGCGACCCGTCGAGCCGCAACGACGAGGACTCCGGACCGCACATGATGCTCGGCGTCGTGGTCAACCCGTTCTTCGACTGGGACGGCGACCGCCTCCCCCGCACCCCGTACAGCGAGACCGTCGTGTACGAGGCGCACGTGAAGGGGCTGACGCAGCTGAACCCGCGGATCCCCGAGGAGCTGCGCGGCACCTACGCGGGCATCGCGCACCCCGCCGTCATCGACCACCTGCAGAGGCTCGGCATCACCGCCATCGAGCTGATGCCCGTGCACCAGTTCGTGCAGGACAACACCCTGCTCGAGAAGGGCCTCCGCAACTACTGGGGCTACAACACGATCGGCTTCTTCGCGCCGCACAACGCCTACTCGTCCACGGGCGAGCTCGGCCAGCAGGTGCAGGAGTTCAAGTCCATGGTGCGCGCGCTGCACGCCGCCGGCATCGAGGTCATCCTCGACGTGGTCTACAACCACACGGCGGAGGGCAACCACCTGGGCCCGACGCTCTCCTTCAAGGGCATCGACAACCAGGCCTACTACCGGCTCATGGAGGACGACCCCACCTACTACATGGACTACACGGGCACCGGCAACTCGCTCAACGTGCGCCACCCGCACGCGCTGCAGCTGATCATGGACTCGCTGCGCTACTGGGTCACCGAGATGCACGTCGACGGGTTCCGGTTCGACCTGGCGTCCGCGCTCGCGCGCGAGTTCTACGACGTCGACAAGCTCGCCACCTTCTTCGAGCTCGTGCAGCAGGATCCGGTGGTGTCGCAGGTCAAGCTCATCGCCGAGCCCTGGGACGTCGGCCCCGGCGGCTACCAGGTGGGCAACTTCCCGCCGCAGTGGACCGAGTGGAACGGCAAGTACCGCGACACCGTGCGCGACTTCTGGCGCGGCGAGGCCTCCTCGCTCGGCGAGTTCGCGGCGCGCATCACCGGATCTGCCGACCTCTACGAGCACTCCGGGCGCCGACCGGTGGCGTCGATCAACTTCATCACCGCGCACGACGGCTTCACGATCGCCGACCTGGTCTCGTACGACGAGAAGCACAACGAGGCCAACGGCGAGGACAACAAGGACGGCGAGAGCCACAACCGTTCCTGGAACATGGGCGTGGAGGGGCCGACCGACGATCCGACGATCGCGACCCTGCGGGGGCGCCAGCAGCGCAACATGCTCGCGACCATGATCCTGTCGCAGGGCGTCCCCATGATCCTGCACGGCGACGAGCTGGGCCGGACGCAGCAGGGCAACAACAACACCTACGCGCAGGACAACGAGATCAGCTGGGTGCACTGGGACCAGGCCGACCAGCCGCTCGTCGAGTTCACCGCGTCCGTCGTGCGGCTCCGCAAGGAGCACCCGACCTTCCGCCGCGGGCGCTTCTTCGACGGCCGGCCCGTGCGCCGCGGCGAGGGCGAGCCGCTGCCCGACATCGTGTGGCTGGACGCGGACGCGACGCCGATGGTGGACGACGACTGGGAGTCCGGCCTCCGCGCGATCGGCATGTTCCTCAACGGGAACGGGATCCGCGGGCGCGACCGCCGCGGCGAGGACATCTACGACACGCACTTCCTCCTCTACTTCAACGCGCACGACGAGCCGGTGTCCTTCACGCTCCCGTCGGACGAGTACGCGGACGCGTGGGAGACCGTGATCGACACCGCGGGCGTCGGAGCCGACTCGACGGCCCTCCGCGCGAGTAGCGTCGTGGACGTGGCGGCCAAGGCGCTCGTGGTGCTGCGCGCCTACACCGAGCCCGAGGTGGAGCCCGACCACTCGGTCGCGGCGAGCCTCGCCGTCCTCACCCACGCGCAGGCCGACCGGCCGGCCGCAGACCCAAGGAGCGACATCAGTTGA
- a CDS encoding ECF transporter S component, producing the protein MTASPSSTASPVPADTGVRAPRSGLRARWRVIDIVVASVLGVASGLVFVIWNTASVPVGGFFQPLLPGLQALAGGGWLFAGVLTGIVIRKPGAALYGELLAAFVSMLVGNVWGVGTLLSGLTQGLGAELVLLVFLYANWRAYVAVLAGMGAGLGMAITDLITYYPGSTPLFATIYTIAALVSGAVIAGLLSWLVARALARTGALSRFASGRDTAARV; encoded by the coding sequence ATGACCGCATCACCGTCGTCCACGGCATCCCCCGTCCCCGCCGACACCGGCGTCCGCGCGCCCCGTTCCGGCCTGCGCGCCCGCTGGCGCGTCATCGACATCGTCGTTGCCAGCGTCCTCGGCGTCGCCTCCGGCCTCGTCTTCGTCATCTGGAACACGGCGTCCGTGCCGGTCGGCGGCTTCTTCCAGCCGCTGCTCCCCGGCCTCCAGGCGCTGGCCGGCGGCGGCTGGCTGTTCGCGGGCGTCCTCACCGGCATCGTGATCCGCAAGCCCGGCGCCGCTCTTTACGGGGAGCTGCTCGCGGCGTTCGTCTCCATGCTCGTCGGGAACGTCTGGGGCGTCGGCACGCTGCTCTCCGGCCTCACGCAGGGCCTCGGCGCCGAGCTCGTCCTCCTCGTCTTCCTCTACGCGAACTGGCGCGCCTACGTCGCCGTGCTGGCGGGCATGGGAGCCGGGCTCGGCATGGCGATCACCGACCTCATCACCTACTACCCGGGATCCACCCCGCTGTTCGCGACGATCTACACGATCGCGGCGCTCGTCTCGGGCGCGGTCATCGCGGGGCTGCTCTCGTGGCTCGTCGCCCGGGCGCTCGCCCGCACCGGCGCTCTCTCGCGCTTCGCCTCGGGCCGCGACACCGCGGCCCGCGTCTGA
- a CDS encoding ABC transporter ATP-binding protein → MRRPGRRTSSVAASRIPLAGPEATADAAGGASVRAAGWGWRHAGRSAWAVRDVDLVIEPGERVLLLGASGAGKTTLMHALAGVLGGDDEGEARGTLLVDGQDPASRRGRAGLVLQDPDAQVILSRVGDDVAFGCENLGVPRDEIWIRVRAALDAVGLDVALDRSTTALSGGQKQRLALAGVLAMRPGLLLLDEPTANLDPEGVGEVRRAVESVVERSGATLVVIEHRVAVWQDLVDRVVVLGADGGILADGAPDDVLRDQGASLAAAGVWVPGREPATPVRERAAPAPLLRADGLAVGRGGARGTAVADRIGVALASGRVTALTGPNGGGKSTLALTLGGLLPALSGRVVAEAALADGLGADPATWGSRELAARIGTVFQDPEHQFLAGTVRAELEVGPRAVGMDPADAARRVDELLVRLRLDGLAQANPYTLSGGEKRRLSVATALATAPRLLVLDEPTFGQDARTWAELVALLADLVDRDGVGVLAVTHDADLVRGLADDVLRLDAASGRAARLEVVR, encoded by the coding sequence GTGCGGCGGCCGGGCCGTCGCACGTCGTCGGTCGCCGCGTCGCGCATCCCGCTCGCCGGACCCGAGGCGACGGCCGACGCGGCGGGCGGCGCGTCCGTCCGGGCCGCGGGCTGGGGCTGGCGGCACGCGGGCCGGAGCGCCTGGGCGGTCCGCGACGTCGACCTCGTCATCGAGCCGGGGGAGCGGGTGCTGCTGCTCGGCGCGTCCGGTGCGGGCAAGACCACGCTCATGCACGCCCTCGCGGGCGTCCTCGGCGGCGACGACGAGGGGGAGGCGCGCGGCACCCTGCTCGTCGACGGGCAGGATCCGGCCTCCCGCCGCGGCCGCGCGGGGCTCGTGCTGCAGGACCCGGACGCGCAGGTGATCCTCTCCCGCGTGGGCGACGATGTCGCGTTCGGCTGCGAGAACCTGGGCGTCCCGCGCGACGAGATCTGGATCCGCGTCCGCGCCGCGCTCGACGCCGTCGGGCTCGACGTCGCCCTCGACCGCTCGACCACCGCGCTCTCCGGCGGCCAGAAGCAGCGCCTCGCCCTCGCCGGCGTCCTCGCGATGCGGCCCGGGCTCCTCCTCCTCGACGAGCCGACTGCCAACCTCGACCCCGAGGGCGTCGGGGAGGTGCGGCGCGCCGTAGAGTCCGTGGTCGAGCGGAGCGGCGCCACCCTCGTCGTCATCGAGCACCGGGTCGCCGTGTGGCAGGACCTCGTCGACCGGGTCGTCGTGCTCGGAGCGGACGGCGGGATCCTCGCCGACGGCGCGCCGGACGACGTCCTGCGCGACCAGGGTGCGTCCCTCGCGGCCGCGGGCGTCTGGGTGCCGGGACGGGAGCCCGCCACGCCCGTCCGGGAGCGTGCCGCGCCCGCGCCGCTCCTCCGCGCGGACGGCCTCGCGGTCGGCAGGGGCGGCGCGCGCGGCACCGCGGTCGCCGACCGGATCGGCGTCGCGCTCGCGTCCGGCCGCGTCACCGCCCTCACCGGTCCGAACGGCGGCGGCAAGAGCACGCTCGCGCTGACGCTCGGCGGCCTGCTGCCCGCGCTGTCCGGCCGGGTCGTGGCGGAGGCGGCCCTTGCCGACGGCCTCGGCGCGGATCCCGCCACCTGGGGCTCGCGCGAGCTCGCGGCGCGCATCGGCACCGTGTTCCAGGACCCGGAGCACCAGTTCCTCGCCGGCACCGTGCGCGCCGAGCTCGAGGTCGGGCCGCGTGCGGTGGGCATGGATCCCGCAGACGCCGCCCGCCGCGTCGACGAGCTGCTCGTGCGCCTGCGCCTCGATGGCCTCGCGCAGGCGAACCCCTATACCCTCTCCGGTGGCGAGAAGCGGCGCCTTTCGGTGGCGACCGCCCTCGCGACCGCGCCGCGCCTCCTCGTCCTCGACGAGCCGACGTTCGGGCAGGACGCCCGCACCTGGGCCGAGCTCGTCGCGCTCCTCGCCGACCTCGTCGACCGCGACGGCGTCGGGGTCCTCGCCGTCACCCACGACGCCGACCTCGTCCGCGGGCTGGCGGACGACGTCCTCCGCCTCGACGCCGCCTCCGGTCGGGCGGCCCGCCTGGAGGTCGTGCGATGA
- a CDS encoding energy-coupling factor transporter transmembrane component T family protein: MSAAPSVVVPTARATGLAAVNPVARLAAALVLTLVLVLSLDVVSAGAALLLELLLLPFAGLRPRAFLVRGIPIWIAAPGAGLTILLYGRTSGEVYAQFLLVVVSEGSVLLAVATTLRVLAIGVASLVLFSDVDPTDLADGLAQVARLPSRFVLGALAGVRLVGLLLDDWRSLELARRARGVADRGRIRRFAGQAFALLVLSIRRGSKLATAMEARGFGGAIARTWARPSVVGRREALVVIVAVLVAACAVTAAVAAGTWGSGAS, from the coding sequence ATGAGCGCCGCCCCGTCCGTCGTCGTCCCCACCGCTCGCGCCACCGGCCTCGCCGCCGTCAACCCCGTCGCGCGCCTCGCGGCGGCCCTCGTGCTGACCCTGGTCCTCGTGCTGAGCCTCGACGTGGTCTCCGCGGGCGCGGCGCTGCTGCTCGAGCTGCTCCTCCTGCCGTTCGCGGGCCTCCGACCGCGCGCCTTCCTCGTGCGCGGCATCCCGATCTGGATCGCGGCCCCCGGCGCGGGCCTCACGATCCTGCTCTACGGCCGCACGTCCGGCGAGGTCTACGCGCAGTTCCTGCTCGTCGTCGTCAGCGAGGGGTCGGTGCTGCTCGCGGTCGCGACGACGCTGCGCGTCCTGGCGATCGGCGTCGCGTCGCTCGTGCTCTTCTCGGACGTGGATCCGACGGACCTCGCCGACGGCCTCGCGCAGGTCGCGCGCCTGCCGTCCCGCTTCGTCCTCGGGGCGCTCGCGGGCGTCCGGCTCGTCGGCCTCCTCCTCGACGACTGGCGCTCGCTCGAGCTCGCCCGCCGCGCGCGGGGCGTCGCCGACCGCGGTCGCATCCGCCGGTTCGCCGGGCAGGCCTTCGCGCTCCTCGTGCTCTCCATCCGCCGCGGCAGCAAGCTCGCCACCGCGATGGAGGCCCGCGGGTTCGGCGGCGCCATCGCGCGCACGTGGGCCCGGCCCAGCGTCGTCGGTCGGCGCGAGGCGCTCGTCGTCATCGTCGCGGTGCTGGTCGCCGCCTGCGCGGTGACGGCCGCCGTCGCCGCCGGGACGTGGGGCTCCGGTGCGTCCTGA
- a CDS encoding ATP-binding protein has translation MRPDAGERRPALVLVDGPSGSGKSTLADALVRDGDLDAGLPPGAQLLRLDDVYPGWDGLAAASRHLERHVLQEMRPDGRPRWRRWDWAAGAPAEWHDLDPARPLVVEGCGSLTRVAARLATRRIWVEADDAVRRARAIARDGDAFAREWERWDAQWRAHVDRDDPRALADVVVRTDAVAAAG, from the coding sequence GTGCGTCCTGACGCGGGGGAGCGTCGCCCGGCGCTGGTCCTCGTCGACGGCCCGTCCGGCTCCGGCAAGTCGACGCTCGCGGACGCCCTCGTCCGCGACGGCGACCTGGATGCGGGGCTGCCGCCCGGGGCGCAGCTCCTCCGCCTCGACGACGTCTACCCCGGCTGGGACGGCCTCGCGGCGGCGTCCCGGCACCTCGAGCGCCACGTCCTGCAGGAGATGCGCCCGGACGGTCGCCCTCGGTGGCGCCGCTGGGACTGGGCCGCGGGCGCGCCGGCGGAGTGGCACGACCTCGACCCGGCACGCCCGCTGGTGGTCGAGGGCTGCGGATCCCTGACCCGGGTGGCCGCGCGCCTCGCCACGCGCCGCATCTGGGTCGAGGCCGACGACGCCGTCCGCCGGGCCCGCGCCATCGCGCGCGACGGCGATGCGTTCGCGCGGGAGTGGGAGCGCTGGGACGCGCAGTGGCGCGCGCACGTCGACCGGGACGATCCGCGCGCCCTGGCCGACGTCGTCGTCCGCACGGACGCCGTCGCGGCGGCCGGGTAG
- a CDS encoding metallopeptidase family protein translates to MLHCEPDDFERLVVDELDDLPDEMVDGLDNVVFVVEDRPEDGSLDLLGLYDGVAMTERGQYGFGEMPDRIVVYREPHLHEAEDLDALRDLVHVTLVHEIAHFHGIDDDRLHELGWA, encoded by the coding sequence GTGCTGCACTGCGAACCCGACGACTTCGAGCGACTGGTGGTCGACGAGCTCGACGATCTGCCGGACGAGATGGTGGACGGGCTCGACAACGTCGTCTTCGTCGTCGAGGACCGGCCCGAGGACGGCTCGCTCGACCTGCTGGGCCTCTACGACGGCGTCGCCATGACGGAGCGCGGGCAGTACGGGTTCGGCGAGATGCCGGACCGCATCGTCGTCTACCGCGAGCCGCACTTGCACGAGGCGGAGGACCTGGACGCGCTGCGCGACCTCGTCCACGTCACGCTCGTGCACGAGATCGCGCACTTCCACGGCATCGACGACGACCGGCTGCACGAGCTCGGCTGGGCCTGA
- the orn gene encoding oligoribonuclease, with translation MGNNADRLVWIDCEMTGLDLAIDELVEVAVVVTDFDLVPVDDGFTIVINPDPAALANMGEFVTEMHRSSGLLEEIPAGVSLADAEFAVLEYLLQHVPTGGKAPIAGNTIGTDRAFLAKYMPRVDAHLHYRSVDVSSIKVLAKEWFPRIYFNSPAKNGGHRALADILESIRELEYYRRAAFVPAPGPATDDVQAISADVTSAWAPRL, from the coding sequence ATGGGCAACAACGCGGACCGGCTGGTGTGGATCGACTGCGAGATGACGGGGCTCGACCTCGCGATCGACGAGCTGGTGGAGGTCGCGGTGGTCGTCACCGACTTCGACCTCGTGCCCGTCGACGACGGCTTCACGATCGTGATCAACCCCGACCCCGCGGCGCTCGCCAACATGGGCGAGTTCGTCACCGAGATGCACCGCTCCTCGGGGCTGCTCGAGGAGATCCCCGCGGGCGTGAGCCTCGCCGACGCCGAGTTCGCGGTGCTCGAGTACCTGCTGCAGCACGTGCCGACCGGCGGCAAGGCGCCCATCGCGGGCAACACCATCGGCACCGACCGCGCGTTCCTCGCGAAGTACATGCCCCGCGTCGACGCGCACCTCCACTACCGCAGCGTCGACGTCTCCTCCATCAAGGTGCTCGCCAAGGAGTGGTTCCCCCGGATCTACTTCAACTCCCCCGCCAAGAACGGCGGGCACCGCGCCCTCGCCGACATCCTCGAGTCGATCCGGGAGCTCGAGTACTACCGCCGCGCGGCGTTCGTCCCGGCGCCGGGACCCGCCACGGACGACGTGCAGGCCATCTCCGCGGACGTGACGTCCGCGTGGGCTCCGCGGCTGTAG
- a CDS encoding SCO4848 family membrane protein, with protein MITFLAVLLIVNGVWNVVVWPQFLKRVAKDPRARAADGSRTPFFTVHLVLVSVSLLLALVSIVAAVAAFLS; from the coding sequence GTGATCACCTTCCTCGCCGTCCTCCTCATCGTCAACGGCGTCTGGAACGTCGTCGTGTGGCCGCAGTTCCTCAAGCGCGTCGCGAAGGATCCCCGTGCGCGCGCCGCCGACGGGTCGCGTACGCCGTTCTTCACCGTGCACCTCGTGCTGGTCTCGGTCTCGCTGCTCCTCGCCCTCGTGTCGATCGTCGCCGCCGTCGCGGCGTTCCTCTCCTGA
- a CDS encoding thioredoxin family protein gives MFTSLFCVPCQATRRVLADVQRLLPWLPVEELDVAAHPDLAEAESIRSTPTILVRAGDRQVLRAEGVPTAPQVLQAVVRAMDGPAPAGPSGASGRPDPA, from the coding sequence ATGTTCACCTCGCTCTTCTGCGTCCCGTGCCAGGCGACCCGGCGCGTGCTCGCGGACGTCCAGCGGCTCCTGCCCTGGCTCCCGGTGGAGGAGCTCGACGTCGCGGCGCACCCCGACCTGGCTGAGGCGGAGAGCATCCGGTCGACGCCGACGATCCTCGTGCGGGCCGGAGACCGGCAGGTGCTCCGCGCCGAGGGCGTGCCGACCGCGCCGCAGGTGCTGCAGGCGGTGGTGCGGGCCATGGACGGGCCGGCGCCGGCCGGCCCCTCGGGCGCCTCGGGGCGTCCGGACCCCGCGTAG
- the nadE gene encoding ammonia-dependent NAD(+) synthetase, whose protein sequence is MRDIQSQIIAALEVRPTIDPADEVRNRVDFLKAYLRSTGAEGFVLGVSGGQDSSLAGRLAQLAIEELASEGLLAEFVAVRLPYGVQADEEDAQLALSFIQPKSSVVFDIKRAVDGFQAEYADAAGHAMTDFTKGNVKARSRMVAQYALAGQARLLVIGTDHAAEAVTGFFTKYGDGGADVLPLTGLSKRQGRALLEHLGAPERLYLKAPTADLLDDTPGQTDEANLGLTYADIDDFLEGRDVDDEVAEAIEARYASTEHKRRVPASMFDDWWK, encoded by the coding sequence ATGCGCGACATCCAGTCACAGATCATCGCCGCCCTCGAGGTGCGCCCGACCATCGATCCCGCCGACGAGGTCCGGAACCGCGTCGACTTCCTCAAGGCCTACCTCAGGTCCACCGGAGCGGAGGGCTTCGTCCTCGGTGTGAGCGGCGGGCAGGACTCGTCCCTCGCCGGGCGCCTGGCCCAGCTCGCGATCGAGGAGCTCGCGTCCGAGGGGCTCCTCGCCGAGTTCGTCGCGGTCCGCCTGCCGTACGGCGTGCAGGCCGACGAGGAGGACGCGCAGCTGGCGCTCTCCTTCATCCAGCCGAAGTCGAGCGTCGTCTTCGACATCAAGCGCGCCGTCGACGGCTTCCAGGCGGAGTACGCCGACGCGGCCGGGCACGCGATGACCGACTTCACCAAGGGCAACGTCAAGGCGCGCTCCCGCATGGTCGCCCAGTACGCCCTGGCCGGGCAGGCCCGCCTGCTGGTGATCGGCACGGACCACGCGGCGGAGGCCGTCACGGGGTTCTTCACGAAGTACGGCGACGGCGGCGCGGACGTCCTCCCGCTCACGGGCCTCAGCAAGCGCCAGGGGCGCGCGCTGCTCGAGCACCTGGGGGCGCCGGAGCGGCTGTACCTCAAGGCCCCCACGGCGGACCTCCTCGACGACACCCCCGGTCAGACCGACGAGGCCAACCTCGGCCTCACCTACGCCGACATCGACGACTTCCTCGAGGGCCGCGACGTCGACGACGAGGTGGCCGAGGCGATCGAGGCGAGATACGCGAGCACGGAGCACAAGCGACGCGTCCCCGCGAGCATGTTCGACGACTGGTGGAAGTGA
- the msrA gene encoding peptide-methionine (S)-S-oxide reductase MsrA: MQTFILAGGCFWCLDAVYRTLDGVQDVISGYIGGHTAHPSYDAVCTGATGHAEAVKVVFDEEVIPADVILDVFFTLHDPRQLNRQGADVGTQYRSAMFPADAAQEQLFRDAISRAGELWDGTAVTTIEPVGTWYDAEDYHQDFFAKNPGQGYCNAVAVPKVNKVRKSFAQYVRAA; the protein is encoded by the coding sequence ATGCAGACATTCATCCTCGCCGGCGGCTGCTTCTGGTGCCTCGATGCGGTCTACCGCACGCTCGACGGCGTCCAGGACGTCATCTCCGGCTACATCGGCGGCCACACCGCCCATCCCTCCTACGACGCCGTGTGCACGGGCGCGACCGGGCACGCCGAGGCGGTGAAGGTGGTCTTCGACGAGGAGGTCATCCCCGCCGACGTCATCCTCGACGTCTTCTTCACGCTGCACGACCCGCGGCAGCTCAACCGGCAGGGTGCCGACGTCGGCACCCAGTACCGGTCGGCCATGTTCCCCGCGGACGCCGCGCAGGAGCAGCTGTTCCGCGACGCGATCTCCCGCGCCGGCGAGCTGTGGGACGGCACAGCCGTCACCACCATCGAGCCGGTCGGCACCTGGTACGACGCGGAGGACTACCACCAGGACTTCTTCGCCAAGAACCCAGGCCAGGGCTACTGCAACGCGGTCGCCGTGCCCAAGGTGAACAAGGTGCGGAAGTCGTTCGCGCAGTACGTGCGCGCCGCCTGA
- a CDS encoding MarR family winged helix-turn-helix transcriptional regulator — translation MSGSPRWLEPDQQRAWRTVIVALNNVSERIERQLLRDSGMPHAYYMILVRLSEAEDGALPMSVLARALQASASRTSHAVTRLEQLRWVRRTRSPHDGRSLLAELTDEGRATLEAAAPGHADEVLRSVFDPLTDEQTAQLETIARDILTSMSASPLDDGQVGVRGDDLAIPPAPDRDDSPDRADESAA, via the coding sequence ATGAGCGGATCCCCCCGGTGGCTCGAGCCGGATCAGCAGCGCGCCTGGCGGACGGTCATCGTCGCGTTGAACAACGTCAGCGAGCGCATCGAGCGGCAGCTCCTCCGCGACTCGGGCATGCCGCACGCGTACTACATGATCCTCGTCCGGCTCTCCGAGGCGGAGGACGGTGCTCTGCCCATGAGCGTCCTCGCCCGCGCGCTCCAGGCGTCGGCGAGCCGCACCTCGCACGCCGTCACGCGGCTGGAGCAGCTGCGCTGGGTCCGCCGCACGCGGTCGCCGCACGATGGCAGGAGCCTGCTCGCGGAGCTCACCGACGAGGGCCGGGCGACGCTGGAGGCGGCGGCACCGGGTCACGCGGATGAGGTGCTCCGCTCGGTGTTCGATCCGCTGACCGACGAGCAGACCGCGCAGCTGGAGACCATCGCGCGGGATATCCTCACCAGCATGAGCGCATCCCCCCTCGACGATGGCCAGGTGGGGGTCCGAGGCGACGACCTCGCCATCCCGCCGGCACCCGACCGCGACGACAGCCCGGACCGCGCCGACGAGTCCGCCGCGTGA
- a CDS encoding DUF6993 domain-containing protein, translated as MIRAPRALLAPALLGALLLSACTQSAPSPEPTPAAVTATPGAASAAPTVAPLDPDGTAEAALPVFEATAGGVVAADANAQGRALVDALVAAGFPKDRMEVTADATPLGNAVDSILVSVHMPDACLVGQRAKDGFSAHVEPALSSGRCLVGQTRAIDW; from the coding sequence GTGATCCGCGCTCCCCGCGCCCTCCTGGCGCCGGCGCTCCTCGGTGCCCTACTCCTCTCGGCCTGCACGCAGTCGGCCCCTTCGCCGGAGCCGACACCCGCCGCCGTCACGGCGACCCCCGGCGCCGCCTCCGCTGCGCCCACCGTCGCGCCGCTCGATCCCGATGGCACGGCCGAGGCCGCCCTCCCCGTCTTCGAGGCGACGGCGGGCGGGGTCGTCGCCGCGGATGCGAACGCGCAGGGTCGCGCCCTCGTGGACGCGCTCGTGGCCGCCGGCTTCCCGAAGGACCGCATGGAGGTCACCGCGGACGCGACGCCCCTCGGCAACGCGGTCGACTCGATCCTGGTCTCCGTGCACATGCCGGACGCGTGCCTCGTCGGGCAGCGGGCGAAGGACGGGTTCAGCGCGCACGTCGAGCCGGCGCTCTCGTCCGGCAGGTGCCTCGTCGGCCAGACGCGCGCGATCGACTGGTGA